The Aggregatilinea lenta genome includes a region encoding these proteins:
- a CDS encoding helix-turn-helix domain-containing protein, with amino-acid sequence MLERQVVRSKLTQRNRQVLMLLASQIKGWKEALIVVKPDTLIGWHRLGFKLFWRRKSRGRQGRPPIAAEMIALIEEMAINNRTWRAKRIQGELLKLGIKVSKETIRKYMRRARQALPPLKWSQTWATFLANHASETWACDFVQTYDFFFRTVFVYFIIELDSRKVLHYGVTCSPRVGCPAGQGSHALCGGTLLFDPRQ; translated from the coding sequence ATGCTGGAACGACAGGTCGTTCGTTCGAAGCTGACCCAACGCAATCGACAGGTGCTGATGTTACTGGCGAGTCAGATCAAAGGTTGGAAGGAAGCCTTGATCGTGGTGAAGCCGGACACCTTGATCGGCTGGCACCGCTTGGGGTTCAAGTTATTCTGGCGACGAAAATCGCGAGGCAGGCAGGGTAGGCCACCGATCGCGGCGGAGATGATTGCGCTGATCGAGGAGATGGCGATTAACAACCGCACCTGGCGGGCCAAACGGATTCAGGGTGAGCTGCTCAAGCTGGGGATCAAGGTGAGCAAGGAAACGATCAGGAAGTATATGCGACGAGCGAGACAAGCGTTGCCGCCGCTCAAATGGAGCCAGACCTGGGCGACGTTCCTGGCGAATCATGCCAGTGAGACCTGGGCGTGTGATTTTGTGCAGACCTATGACTTCTTCTTCCGAACGGTGTTCGTGTATTTCATCATTGAATTGGACTCGCGCAAGGTTCTGCACTATGGGGTGACATGTTCACCCAGGGTGGGTTGCCCAGCAGGCCAGGGAAGCCACGCCCTATGCGGAGGGACTCTGCTTTTTGATCCGAGACAATGA
- a CDS encoding cbb3-type cytochrome oxidase assembly protein produces the protein MMPFGMWVVVGWMALVIATGILFLIWGWKNGQLEDIEEAKYRMLEDHEPQPWPDRKGSEP, from the coding sequence ATGATGCCTTTTGGAATGTGGGTTGTGGTGGGCTGGATGGCCCTCGTTATTGCCACAGGGATCTTGTTTTTGATCTGGGGGTGGAAAAACGGCCAGCTCGAAGATATTGAAGAGGCGAAATATCGAATGCTCGAAGACCACGAGCCGCAGCCATGGCCGGATCGGAAAGGAAGCGAGCCGTGA
- a CDS encoding cbb3-type cytochrome c oxidase subunit I produces the protein MFTRENSASANFMLSAALWLIIGVSMGLVLALQFVFPDLFRGISWLVFPRLRQAHTNTVMFAWLSGGMMGLWLYIVPRLTGRRLWSETLGNVCMALWNIALLVGIVSILTAHTQSREYAELIWFIDIAVMVVLVLNMFNLYMTITHRVEQKLYVSLWYISGTLIWMPLLYFIGNVMWNPPTGALTGINDTIFNWFYGHNVLGLWFTTGLLPVIYYVVPRETRTPLYSHFLSLVAFWGIAFFYTGVGAHHLLWAPIPYWLKTIAVAESIGMILPVVAFMMNIYLTMRGNWNRFFSSVPLRFVITGWAAYILVSYQGSHQALRGINLLTHFTQYVPGHAHLALMFFSASVIIGGMYYVIPRIYDCEIYSRTLANVQYSIYVVGFIFFFAGFLLTGLVQGTSWVHQGLPVWEVLPGLRPYMALRASGGGLLVISFVLFSYNIFATVWQRRPVSRPVMPIAVVEPVAAGR, from the coding sequence ATGTTTACGAGGGAGAACAGCGCAAGTGCCAATTTCATGCTCAGCGCAGCCCTGTGGCTCATTATCGGCGTGAGTATGGGATTGGTGCTGGCGCTGCAGTTCGTCTTCCCCGATCTGTTTCGGGGAATTTCATGGCTTGTCTTCCCGCGTCTGCGCCAGGCACATACCAATACGGTCATGTTTGCCTGGCTCTCTGGGGGGATGATGGGGCTGTGGCTCTATATTGTGCCCCGGCTCACTGGCCGCAGGCTCTGGAGCGAGACGCTCGGTAATGTGTGCATGGCGCTGTGGAATATCGCGCTGTTGGTCGGGATTGTTAGCATTCTGACCGCACATACTCAGAGCCGTGAATATGCCGAGCTGATCTGGTTCATCGATATCGCGGTGATGGTCGTGCTGGTTTTGAACATGTTTAACCTTTACATGACTATCACGCACCGGGTCGAGCAAAAATTGTACGTTTCGCTGTGGTATATCAGCGGTACGCTGATCTGGATGCCGCTCCTTTACTTTATCGGCAACGTCATGTGGAACCCGCCGACAGGCGCGTTGACGGGCATCAACGATACCATCTTCAACTGGTTCTACGGGCACAATGTACTTGGCTTGTGGTTCACGACCGGCTTGCTGCCCGTCATCTACTACGTGGTGCCCCGCGAGACGCGCACCCCGCTTTATAGCCATTTCCTGTCGCTGGTGGCGTTTTGGGGCATCGCCTTCTTTTACACCGGGGTTGGCGCGCACCACCTCCTATGGGCGCCTATTCCCTACTGGCTCAAGACGATTGCTGTCGCCGAAAGCATCGGCATGATTCTGCCCGTGGTGGCGTTCATGATGAATATTTACCTGACGATGCGCGGCAACTGGAATCGCTTCTTTTCCAGTGTTCCGCTGCGTTTCGTGATCACCGGCTGGGCAGCGTACATTTTGGTGTCCTACCAGGGATCGCACCAGGCACTGCGTGGCATCAATCTGCTGACCCATTTCACCCAATATGTGCCAGGCCATGCGCACCTGGCCCTGATGTTCTTTTCTGCTTCAGTGATCATCGGCGGGATGTATTACGTCATCCCCCGCATCTACGATTGCGAGATTTACAGCCGGACGCTGGCTAATGTTCAATACAGCATCTATGTCGTTGGCTTCATCTTTTTCTTCGCCGGGTTCCTGTTGACCGGACTGGTACAGGGAACCTCCTGGGTACACCAGGGGCTGCCGGTTTGGGAAGTGCTGCCGGGTTTGCGACCCTATATGGCACTTCGTGCGTCGGGTGGAGGACTGCTGGTTATCAGCTTTGTGCTGTTCTCCTACAACATCTTTGCGACGGTCTGGCAGCGTAGACCCGTCTCGCGACCCGTTATGCCTATCGCGGTCGTCGAGCCAGTTGCAGCGGGGCGCTAG
- a CDS encoding heavy metal translocating P-type ATPase yields the protein MAAEQDRCALCGMPVRGEPVVRTFDGEEKHFCCQGCARVYQAAYDNHILDQVIAKPAASRSSFTNLVLAPRGESAYFSLEGMWCAGCAVAAEQVLRNQPGIKSVDVSFAAERGRIQYDPAAVDPSEVLRRLDGLGYRARLLSDAAEQRDERQQQRTLLQLITALAFGMQVMLLTLERLYPLYNAGDFETSEVRRLQFVVWALATPVLFVGGISFLRGAVRAVRARTATMDTLVSLGTLSAYFYSVYITLTGGGEVYFDSVAMITTFVMIGRYLETVGGAQARKDIRKLLSLQPQTATRQNGDSWEEVKAAALAVGDAILVKPGLRVPADAEILDGHAALDESLLTGESMPVEKGEGATVFAGTIVTDMALICRVVRSPQDTRLAQTTILVERTLASKPPIQRLADKASAYFAFGILGASILTVALWGLTGHGVSQALLAGVAVLVVACPCALGLATPLALTVTLGRTTRAGILVRNVAALEVASNIQRIVFDKTGTLTQGQMSVVATEVAPEIAMTGDELLCTAAAVEQFSEHPIAKAIVAGCKSSLPEAGGFQVLRGLGVTAGVHGAEGKRRVMIGSLRFLGGESPSLAQCAESHVVAGETVIWVGWEDVIAGFIALRDEPNTTAAAALAALKRDHITPVVLSGDNPLTTQSIATELGLSEYEGNCTPPEKADRIKAWQHDGECVAMTGDGVNDAPALAQADVSITTAGGTDVAGETSDIVLTRHDLTLIPWFIQLSRRTRRIIHQNLGWAFAYNLITVPLAAFGIISPIIAAGAMASSSLLVVGNSLRLRS from the coding sequence ATGGCCGCGGAACAGGATCGCTGTGCGTTGTGCGGGATGCCGGTTCGTGGGGAGCCGGTTGTGCGCACGTTCGACGGCGAAGAGAAGCACTTTTGTTGCCAGGGATGCGCGCGCGTTTACCAAGCAGCATATGATAACCACATCCTTGACCAGGTTATCGCTAAGCCTGCTGCATCGCGCTCGAGTTTCACGAATCTGGTCCTTGCACCACGTGGCGAGAGCGCGTATTTCTCGCTGGAGGGGATGTGGTGCGCGGGCTGCGCCGTAGCTGCCGAACAAGTGCTTCGCAATCAACCTGGCATCAAAAGCGTCGATGTCAGTTTTGCCGCCGAACGAGGGCGGATTCAATACGATCCTGCTGCGGTTGATCCATCAGAGGTGCTGCGCCGCCTGGATGGGTTGGGCTATCGCGCTCGCCTTCTCAGCGACGCCGCCGAGCAGCGTGACGAGCGCCAGCAGCAGCGGACGCTGCTGCAGCTGATTACCGCGCTGGCGTTTGGTATGCAGGTAATGCTCCTGACTCTTGAGCGGCTCTATCCCCTTTACAACGCAGGCGACTTCGAGACAAGCGAAGTACGCCGGCTGCAATTTGTCGTATGGGCGCTGGCGACGCCGGTACTCTTTGTAGGTGGGATCTCGTTTCTGCGCGGCGCTGTGCGGGCGGTGCGCGCGCGCACCGCGACCATGGACACACTTGTGTCGCTCGGAACGCTGTCGGCCTATTTCTACAGCGTGTACATTACACTCACGGGTGGCGGCGAAGTCTATTTTGATTCGGTAGCGATGATCACAACGTTTGTGATGATTGGGCGTTACCTGGAAACGGTGGGAGGCGCTCAGGCTCGCAAGGATATTCGGAAGCTGCTGAGCTTGCAGCCTCAAACGGCGACACGGCAGAATGGCGACTCGTGGGAGGAAGTTAAAGCTGCTGCGTTGGCTGTCGGCGATGCGATTCTGGTCAAGCCTGGCCTGCGTGTACCGGCTGATGCCGAGATCCTTGACGGCCACGCCGCCTTGGACGAATCGCTGCTTACGGGGGAGTCCATGCCGGTAGAAAAGGGCGAGGGCGCAACGGTGTTTGCGGGCACTATCGTCACTGATATGGCGCTCATCTGCCGCGTTGTGCGCTCACCCCAGGATACACGCCTGGCCCAAACTACGATCCTGGTAGAGCGTACCCTGGCTTCCAAGCCTCCTATTCAACGTCTCGCCGATAAAGCCTCGGCCTATTTTGCGTTTGGTATTCTGGGTGCCTCGATTCTGACGGTTGCGCTATGGGGCCTTACCGGGCACGGCGTATCACAGGCGCTGCTGGCGGGCGTGGCCGTATTGGTGGTTGCCTGCCCGTGCGCCTTAGGGCTGGCTACGCCTCTGGCGCTCACCGTGACGCTGGGACGCACCACGCGCGCCGGGATTCTTGTTCGCAATGTGGCTGCTTTAGAGGTTGCGTCAAATATCCAGCGGATAGTGTTCGACAAGACCGGAACCCTTACCCAGGGGCAAATGTCTGTCGTCGCGACAGAGGTTGCCCCCGAAATCGCTATGACAGGCGATGAATTGTTGTGCACAGCGGCAGCGGTAGAGCAGTTCTCCGAGCATCCGATTGCGAAGGCGATTGTGGCGGGCTGCAAAAGCTCCCTGCCGGAAGCGGGAGGCTTTCAAGTGCTGCGTGGGCTGGGGGTGACGGCGGGTGTGCACGGGGCGGAAGGAAAGCGACGCGTGATGATAGGATCGCTGCGCTTCCTGGGCGGGGAGAGTCCATCACTGGCTCAATGCGCAGAATCGCATGTTGTCGCGGGGGAAACTGTTATCTGGGTGGGGTGGGAAGATGTCATCGCGGGATTCATTGCCCTGCGCGATGAACCGAATACCACCGCTGCAGCAGCGTTGGCCGCCCTGAAGAGGGACCACATTACGCCAGTCGTGCTTTCTGGTGACAACCCGCTAACAACGCAGTCGATTGCCACTGAGCTTGGACTCTCAGAATACGAGGGAAACTGCACGCCACCCGAAAAAGCGGATCGAATCAAGGCGTGGCAACACGACGGCGAATGCGTGGCGATGACCGGTGATGGTGTGAATGATGCACCGGCCCTGGCCCAGGCCGATGTGAGCATCACAACGGCAGGCGGAACGGATGTTGCAGGCGAGACTTCCGATATTGTGCTGACACGTCACGATCTGACTTTGATTCCGTGGTTCATACAACTATCACGGCGCACGCGTCGAATTATCCACCAAAACCTGGGCTGGGCTTTTGCTTATAATCTGATCACCGTGCCGCTGGCTGCGTTTGGGATCATCAGTCCGATCATCGCCGCCGGGGCAATGGCGAGCAGCAGCTTATTGGTGGTTGGCAACTCTTTGCGGCTCAGATCCTGA
- a CDS encoding VIT1/CCC1 transporter family protein: MASDTVRDIVIGMSDGLTVPFAIAAGMSGAAVAAKIVITAGLAEIAAGSISMGLGGYLAGRTDVEHYDAEERREIAETEDVPEQEAAEVVAILRDFGLDENQSASVVGSLRKDRAKWVDFMMRFELGLERPDPRRALQSALTIAISYAVSGFIPLAPYILVNTVTTALYISVLFTLTALFVFGYVKGRVTGLSAWRSGWQTMLIGGVAAGTAFAIARLI, from the coding sequence ATGGCCTCCGACACGGTGCGCGATATTGTCATCGGGATGTCGGATGGGTTAACCGTACCGTTTGCGATTGCCGCCGGGATGTCGGGCGCGGCGGTAGCTGCCAAGATCGTGATTACAGCCGGGTTAGCTGAGATCGCCGCCGGGTCGATCTCGATGGGATTGGGCGGATATCTGGCGGGAAGGACGGATGTCGAGCACTACGACGCCGAGGAACGCCGCGAGATTGCGGAAACGGAGGATGTGCCGGAACAGGAAGCTGCTGAGGTTGTGGCGATCTTGCGCGATTTTGGATTGGATGAGAACCAGAGTGCGTCGGTGGTCGGATCACTGCGGAAAGATCGCGCCAAGTGGGTCGATTTCATGATGCGCTTTGAGCTGGGTCTGGAGCGTCCCGATCCGCGCCGCGCGCTGCAAAGCGCATTGACCATTGCAATCTCCTATGCCGTATCCGGTTTCATTCCGTTGGCCCCATATATACTCGTGAATACGGTGACAACGGCGCTCTATATCTCGGTGCTTTTCACCCTGACGGCCCTGTTTGTGTTCGGTTACGTGAAGGGTCGCGTGACTGGTCTTAGCGCCTGGCGATCCGGCTGGCAGACGATGCTCATCGGCGGGGTAGCGGCGGGCACGGCCTTTGCGATTGCCCGGTTGATCTAA
- a CDS encoding integrase core domain-containing protein — protein sequence MVLKTPVEAPQAKAICERFIGSVRRECLEHILILSERHLNRVIGEYVAYFNHAHPHQGIGQRIPVPPESTLSADRSTSRTVGYPVLGGLHHDYRRAADRRIGYGSTF from the coding sequence ATGGTGCTCAAAACGCCGGTGGAGGCACCGCAAGCCAAGGCGATCTGCGAGAGGTTCATCGGCAGTGTGAGACGCGAATGCCTGGAACACATCCTCATTCTGAGTGAGCGACATCTCAATCGTGTCATCGGAGAGTATGTCGCATACTTCAATCACGCGCATCCTCATCAAGGGATTGGTCAGCGGATTCCGGTTCCACCAGAAAGCACTCTGAGTGCAGATAGATCGACATCACGAACCGTTGGGTATCCGGTCCTTGGGGGTCTGCACCACGACTACCGACGAGCTGCTGACCGAAGAATCGGCTACGGATCAACTTTTTAG
- a CDS encoding integrase core domain-containing protein, which produces MRRQLAIYERRQERVPHLSRGEQLILVVLATKLKDRTNRTIKAMGDVIRIVKPATVFGWHRALVQRKWTYRHCNAGRPRTDKKIEQLVLRLARESDWGHERIEGEWLKLGYTISHETVGNILERHGIPPVPERDSSPSWRHLMAHYKEPLLGCDFFTVETLFLRTLYGLVFIEIGTHRVHFGGCTAHPDNAWVTQQARQVMWALEDRDPGFRFLIRDNDTKFTDAFDMIFRSEGIDVIRTPYRAPNANAYAERWIRSAREECLDKLLIINQAHLRRAMREYITFFNTARPDQGLEQRIPVPKIGHENAGSVRSRAVLGGIIHETATVTPREGGHRLLHEFFETTG; this is translated from the coding sequence TTGCGTCGCCAACTGGCGATCTATGAACGCAGGCAAGAGCGGGTACCGCATTTATCCAGGGGCGAGCAGTTGATTCTGGTGGTCCTGGCCACCAAGCTGAAAGACAGAACGAATCGCACGATCAAAGCCATGGGCGACGTGATTCGGATCGTCAAACCAGCGACGGTGTTTGGGTGGCATCGCGCGTTAGTGCAACGCAAATGGACCTATCGCCACTGCAACGCGGGTCGTCCGCGGACCGACAAGAAAATCGAGCAGCTCGTGTTACGCCTGGCGCGCGAAAGCGACTGGGGTCATGAACGCATTGAAGGTGAATGGCTCAAACTGGGGTACACCATCAGTCATGAGACGGTCGGCAACATCCTGGAACGCCATGGTATCCCGCCTGTTCCTGAGCGCGATAGCTCGCCGAGTTGGCGGCACTTGATGGCGCATTACAAAGAGCCGCTGCTGGGGTGCGACTTTTTCACGGTCGAAACCTTGTTTCTGCGGACATTGTATGGGCTGGTGTTCATCGAGATTGGGACGCATCGGGTGCATTTCGGCGGTTGTACCGCCCATCCGGACAACGCGTGGGTCACGCAACAAGCGCGTCAGGTGATGTGGGCGTTGGAAGACCGCGACCCTGGCTTCCGATTTCTAATCCGGGACAATGACACGAAGTTCACAGACGCTTTCGACATGATCTTTCGCTCGGAAGGCATTGATGTGATCCGGACACCCTATCGTGCCCCGAATGCAAACGCATACGCGGAGAGATGGATTCGCTCCGCGCGTGAGGAGTGCCTGGATAAGCTGTTGATTATCAACCAGGCTCACTTGCGACGTGCCATGCGCGAATACATCACGTTCTTCAACACGGCGCGTCCCGATCAGGGTCTCGAGCAACGGATTCCCGTGCCAAAGATCGGCCATGAAAACGCTGGCTCTGTGCGTTCTCGCGCGGTGTTGGGTGGCATCATCCATGAGACTGCTACCGTGACGCCGCGTGAGGGAGGACATCGGCTATTGCACGAATTTTTTGAGACTACGGGATAG
- a CDS encoding c-type cytochrome has translation MKMTFPIIVIGGLIVFFAVVTVAVFVPGLIWNPEETTIAHPYTDQQARGREQFYSNGCNYCHTQYVREEDTGMGPVSQGGNYVYDDPMILGSERTGPDLSYIGRKRSETWEIDHLKDPRQYSPMSIMPSFEFLSDSELSDIAAYLFALGDRVAGERMILPPEQYAYESDPIEYPLVTVTQSDQGWQTWTDAGLQDGKEIYVDRCLTCHGCSGNGLGSYAQSLIITPADFKQEPFRSMPDDQWFWHVSEGVQGSVMPPWKDELTTEDRWKVIRYIQQIFARPSMRDPAEGDPSGDYADLTNPVELTVATLDEGKHIFTRECMVCHGDAGTGHGPYGDFLQPSPPDFSDGSYGTLQDPSYTDADYFWRISEGLPWSAMPVWKLRYSEEDRWKLVHYIRVIFTHTEERPDPPPQGQDFAFPEVYQAQALPDTVSFERGRVTFLQNCAHCHGLAGDGQGWDGQYLDPQPADFRQMAGMPMSQDAQAEHLAKVTFGIQDTAMPSWGEWLPEDARWEAIDYLMSAFMTGMPVTESVYGSGEIAANFVTLSEDNWTGEGHVIDTDRGAQVYATYCATCHGDGGQGDGPGTQGSASQGPAPYPADLPEAYIFWRVWDGVPSAIMPPFQWALPETDIWDVTVYLQNMVASPGSSTPTASQTPAATPVPDATATPTGGAQ, from the coding sequence ATGAAAATGACCTTTCCCATCATCGTTATTGGGGGGCTGATCGTGTTTTTCGCCGTGGTCACAGTTGCGGTGTTTGTGCCCGGCTTGATCTGGAACCCGGAAGAAACCACGATTGCGCATCCCTATACCGATCAACAAGCACGGGGACGCGAACAGTTTTATTCCAACGGCTGCAACTACTGCCACACGCAGTACGTGCGTGAAGAGGATACGGGCATGGGACCCGTTTCTCAAGGCGGCAATTACGTCTATGATGACCCCATGATCCTGGGGTCCGAGCGAACCGGTCCCGATCTTTCGTATATCGGGCGCAAGCGCAGCGAAACCTGGGAGATCGATCATCTCAAAGATCCGCGGCAGTACTCGCCCATGTCGATCATGCCGAGCTTTGAGTTTCTCTCGGACTCGGAGCTGAGCGATATCGCTGCCTATCTGTTTGCGCTCGGCGACCGGGTGGCTGGCGAGCGTATGATCCTGCCGCCAGAGCAATATGCGTATGAGAGTGATCCCATCGAGTACCCGCTTGTCACGGTCACTCAGTCCGATCAGGGCTGGCAAACCTGGACTGATGCAGGCTTGCAGGATGGTAAAGAGATCTACGTTGACCGGTGTTTGACCTGCCACGGATGTTCCGGCAACGGTCTGGGAAGCTATGCCCAGAGCCTGATCATCACGCCTGCGGACTTTAAACAAGAACCGTTCCGCAGCATGCCCGACGACCAATGGTTCTGGCATGTGTCCGAGGGCGTCCAGGGATCGGTCATGCCGCCCTGGAAGGATGAGTTGACCACGGAGGATCGCTGGAAGGTCATCCGGTACATCCAGCAAATCTTTGCGCGTCCTTCCATGCGCGATCCGGCTGAAGGCGATCCGTCAGGCGATTACGCCGATCTGACAAATCCCGTGGAACTGACGGTTGCCACATTGGATGAAGGCAAGCATATTTTCACCCGTGAATGTATGGTATGTCACGGTGATGCCGGTACCGGGCATGGCCCCTACGGAGATTTCCTCCAGCCGTCACCTCCCGATTTTAGCGACGGCAGCTATGGTACCCTGCAAGATCCATCCTACACCGATGCCGACTACTTCTGGCGGATCAGCGAAGGGCTGCCGTGGAGCGCCATGCCTGTCTGGAAGCTGCGCTATTCGGAGGAAGATCGCTGGAAGCTGGTGCACTATATTCGTGTGATTTTCACGCACACCGAGGAACGGCCAGATCCTCCGCCGCAGGGACAAGACTTCGCGTTTCCGGAAGTGTACCAGGCGCAGGCGCTTCCCGACACCGTCTCGTTCGAACGCGGGCGCGTGACCTTCCTGCAAAACTGTGCTCATTGTCACGGTCTGGCAGGGGATGGCCAGGGTTGGGACGGCCAATATCTCGATCCGCAGCCTGCCGATTTTCGCCAGATGGCCGGGATGCCGATGTCGCAAGATGCTCAAGCGGAGCATCTTGCCAAAGTAACCTTTGGGATTCAAGACACGGCTATGCCAAGCTGGGGTGAATGGCTGCCCGAAGACGCCCGCTGGGAGGCTATCGACTACCTGATGTCTGCGTTCATGACCGGGATGCCCGTTACCGAGAGCGTGTACGGCAGCGGGGAGATCGCTGCAAACTTCGTTACATTGAGTGAGGATAACTGGACCGGTGAAGGGCACGTGATCGATACGGATCGCGGCGCACAAGTCTATGCTACTTACTGCGCCACATGCCACGGTGATGGCGGGCAGGGAGATGGGCCGGGGACGCAGGGTAGTGCAAGCCAGGGACCCGCTCCCTATCCAGCCGATCTGCCGGAAGCCTATATTTTCTGGCGTGTTTGGGATGGCGTGCCCAGCGCAATCATGCCGCCGTTCCAGTGGGCGCTCCCCGAAACCGACATCTGGGATGTGACGGTCTACCTCCAGAACATGGTCGCTTCGCCTGGATCGTCCACGCCGACGGCGAGCCAAACCCCTGCGGCAACGCCTGTTCCCGATGCGACGGCAACTCCCACAGGAGGTGCGCAATGA
- a CDS encoding ZIP family metal transporter: MATPDVTVERPDTRGIQFWLMGLLPLVALVAVLTLFLFTDPVSIFSGDVPPVEVLESQRVALDNEGFRLDVFNSGPDPISIAQIQVDGAYWNYSFEAGDAVLDRFQSASIRIPYPWVEGEAHEIVVITATGVVFPFAVDVALATPEPSARQFRAYGLLGVYVGVLPVALGLLWYPFLRRLRREWMNFALALTIGLLVFLGIDTFEEALDLAAEVPATFQGKSLVFLLVPISLIAIKLVSGIFRSGDSRLLLAYTIALGIGFHNLGEGLAVGAAFAIGQVSLGTFLVIGFTLHNITEGIGIAAPITTKRPPLYHFVALALLAGGPAVIGVWIGGFSFNPLLAVVFLSIGIGAIFQVVYEVARLLIRDSRSHEESALNTVNSLGFLIGVAIMYFTAFLVV; this comes from the coding sequence ATGGCGACGCCTGATGTCACTGTCGAACGTCCCGATACGCGCGGAATCCAGTTCTGGCTGATGGGCCTGTTGCCTCTGGTCGCTCTCGTCGCCGTGCTCACGCTCTTCCTGTTCACCGATCCGGTATCCATTTTCAGCGGCGACGTGCCCCCGGTCGAGGTACTGGAGTCCCAGCGGGTGGCCCTCGACAACGAAGGCTTCCGGCTGGACGTGTTCAACAGCGGTCCCGATCCTATTTCGATAGCCCAGATCCAGGTCGATGGTGCGTACTGGAACTACAGCTTTGAGGCAGGCGATGCCGTGCTCGACCGTTTTCAGTCCGCCTCGATCCGTATCCCGTATCCCTGGGTGGAAGGAGAGGCGCACGAGATCGTGGTGATCACTGCTACCGGGGTGGTGTTCCCATTTGCGGTGGATGTAGCGCTCGCAACACCCGAGCCGTCGGCGCGCCAGTTCCGCGCGTATGGGCTGCTCGGTGTGTACGTTGGCGTCTTGCCGGTTGCGCTGGGTCTGCTCTGGTACCCGTTTTTGCGGCGGTTGCGGCGCGAGTGGATGAACTTCGCGCTGGCGCTCACGATTGGGCTGCTGGTGTTCCTGGGCATCGACACATTCGAGGAAGCGCTCGATCTGGCGGCGGAAGTACCGGCCACGTTTCAGGGCAAATCACTGGTGTTTTTGCTGGTCCCGATCAGTCTAATCGCGATCAAGCTGGTGAGCGGCATATTCAGGTCCGGCGATTCGCGGCTGCTGCTGGCTTATACGATTGCGCTCGGTATTGGATTTCACAACCTGGGCGAAGGGCTGGCGGTGGGCGCGGCGTTTGCGATCGGGCAGGTGAGCCTGGGTACCTTTCTGGTAATCGGCTTCACCCTGCACAATATCACCGAGGGGATCGGCATCGCTGCTCCTATCACGACCAAACGCCCCCCGCTTTACCACTTCGTCGCGCTGGCGCTGTTGGCAGGCGGGCCAGCGGTGATTGGCGTGTGGATTGGCGGGTTCAGCTTCAATCCACTGCTGGCGGTTGTGTTTTTGAGCATTGGCATCGGCGCGATTTTCCAGGTTGTCTATGAAGTGGCGCGCCTGCTGATCCGGGACAGCCGCAGCCACGAAGAAAGCGCGCTGAACACCGTGAACAGCCTGGGTTTCCTGATCGGTGTAGCGATCATGTATTTCACGGCATTTCTGGTGGTGTAG